A genome region from Alicyclobacillus acidocaldarius subsp. acidocaldarius DSM 446 includes the following:
- the gpmI gene encoding 2,3-bisphosphoglycerate-independent phosphoglycerate mutase, whose product MSEFVRKPRPNGKGPVALIILDGFGLSPHHEGNAVYLAKTPNFDHYWETYPHTTLQASGEAVGLPDGQFGNSEVGHSNIGAGRVLYQDLTRITKAIRDGDFFQNEVLVRAMDLAVRRKKTLHICGLVSDGGVHSHIDHLFALLRMAAGRKVPRVAVHAFLDGRDTPPTTGVGYLSELQQLMDDLQTGFIATVMGRYYAMDRDRRWERVKRAYDAMVHGEGDRHEDVIAAVQASYQADVTDEFVKPVVHVDADGKPLATVEDGDSLIFFNFRPDRAIQLSLALTDPAFDGFDRGPNPPKVHFVSMTKYSDDVQSEIAYPPDFPTETYGEVVSKAGLTQLRIAETEKFPHVTFFFSGGREEPFPGEERVLIPSPKVATYDLKPEMSAYEVADAAAKRIRSGEIDTMILNFANPDMVGHTGSLEAAIKACEAVDECLKTVMDAIFDMDGVAIITADHGNADMMIYPDTGEVCTTHTTNPVPCIVTVPGLKLREGGVLADLAPTLLDLLGLPKPQAMTGKTLIEH is encoded by the coding sequence ATGAGCGAGTTTGTGCGAAAACCGCGCCCGAACGGCAAAGGTCCCGTCGCGCTCATCATCCTCGACGGCTTCGGCTTAAGCCCGCACCACGAAGGGAACGCGGTGTACCTGGCCAAGACCCCGAACTTCGATCACTACTGGGAGACGTATCCGCACACGACGCTTCAGGCGTCCGGTGAGGCCGTCGGCTTGCCGGACGGGCAGTTCGGCAACTCGGAGGTCGGCCACTCCAACATTGGGGCGGGGCGCGTCCTGTACCAGGATCTGACCCGGATCACCAAGGCCATCCGCGATGGAGACTTCTTCCAGAACGAGGTCTTGGTTCGAGCGATGGATCTCGCGGTGCGCCGCAAGAAGACGCTGCACATCTGCGGCCTGGTGTCGGACGGCGGGGTGCACAGCCACATCGATCACCTGTTTGCGCTGTTGCGCATGGCCGCGGGCCGCAAGGTTCCCCGCGTCGCCGTGCACGCGTTTCTCGACGGGCGCGACACGCCGCCGACGACGGGTGTCGGATACCTGAGCGAACTCCAGCAGCTCATGGACGATCTGCAGACGGGCTTCATCGCGACGGTGATGGGGCGGTATTACGCGATGGATCGCGACAGGCGCTGGGAGCGCGTCAAGCGGGCGTACGACGCGATGGTCCACGGCGAGGGCGATCGCCACGAGGACGTGATCGCCGCGGTGCAGGCGAGCTACCAGGCGGACGTGACGGACGAGTTCGTGAAGCCGGTTGTGCACGTGGACGCGGACGGCAAGCCGCTCGCGACGGTCGAGGACGGGGACAGCCTGATCTTCTTCAACTTCCGGCCCGATCGCGCCATTCAGCTGTCGCTCGCCCTCACCGATCCGGCGTTTGACGGGTTCGACCGCGGGCCCAACCCGCCCAAGGTGCACTTTGTCTCGATGACGAAGTACAGCGACGATGTGCAAAGCGAGATCGCGTATCCGCCCGACTTTCCGACCGAGACGTACGGGGAGGTCGTGTCGAAGGCGGGGCTCACGCAGCTCCGCATCGCGGAGACGGAGAAGTTCCCGCACGTGACGTTCTTCTTCTCCGGCGGGCGCGAGGAGCCGTTCCCCGGCGAGGAGCGCGTGCTCATCCCGTCGCCCAAGGTCGCGACGTACGATTTGAAGCCGGAGATGAGCGCGTACGAGGTGGCGGACGCGGCGGCCAAGCGCATTCGCTCGGGCGAGATCGACACCATGATCCTGAACTTCGCAAATCCGGACATGGTCGGGCACACCGGCTCGCTCGAGGCGGCCATTAAGGCGTGCGAGGCGGTCGACGAGTGCCTGAAGACCGTGATGGACGCCATCTTCGACATGGACGGCGTCGCCATCATCACGGCCGATCACGGCAACGCCGACATGATGATCTACCCCGACACGGGCGAGGTTTGCACGACGCACACCACAAATCCGGTGCCGTGCATTGTGACGGTTCCCGGCCTCAAGCTGCGCGAGGGCGGCGTGCTGGCCGATCTCGCCCCGACGCTGCTCGATCTGCTCGGCTTGCCCAAGCCCCAGGCCATGACGGGCAAGACCTTGATTGAACACTGA
- the eno gene encoding phosphopyruvate hydratase translates to MSEIFDVHAREVLDSRGNPTVEVEVELESGAKGRAIVPSGASTGAHEAVELRDGDKGRYQGKGVLRAVKNVNEIITPEIIGEDALDQIAIDNLLISLDGTPNKGKLGANAILAVSIAVAKAAAAEVGLPLYRYLGGTYAHTLPTPMMNILNGGKHADNTVDIQEFMVVPHGAPTFREALRMGAEIFHSLKKVLADKGLSTTVGDEGGFAPNLKTNEEAIQVIVEAIEKAGYKPGEQASIALDIASTELYKDGQYHFEGEGVTRSADDLIHYYEGLLAKYPILSIEDGLAEDDWDGWKNLTAALGGKVQLVGDDLFVTNVERLKMGIDRGVGNSILVKVNQIGTLTETFAAVELAKKNRYTAIISHRSGESEDTTIADIAVALNTGQIKTGAPSRTDRVAKYNQLLRIEEELGAAASYAGRGAFVQG, encoded by the coding sequence ATGTCCGAGATTTTTGACGTCCATGCGCGCGAGGTGCTCGATTCCCGCGGCAATCCCACGGTCGAAGTGGAGGTGGAGCTCGAGTCCGGCGCGAAGGGCCGCGCCATTGTGCCGTCCGGCGCGTCGACCGGCGCCCACGAGGCGGTGGAGCTCCGCGATGGCGACAAGGGCCGCTATCAGGGCAAGGGCGTGCTGAGGGCCGTCAAAAACGTGAACGAGATCATCACGCCGGAGATCATCGGCGAGGACGCGCTCGATCAGATTGCCATCGACAACCTGCTCATCTCGCTCGACGGCACGCCCAACAAGGGCAAGCTCGGGGCGAACGCCATCCTCGCCGTGTCCATCGCGGTGGCGAAGGCCGCGGCGGCGGAGGTGGGCCTGCCGCTGTACCGCTACCTCGGCGGGACGTACGCGCACACGCTGCCGACGCCGATGATGAACATCCTGAACGGCGGCAAGCACGCGGACAACACGGTCGACATCCAGGAGTTCATGGTCGTGCCGCACGGCGCGCCGACGTTCCGCGAGGCGCTGCGCATGGGCGCGGAGATCTTCCACAGCCTGAAAAAGGTGCTCGCGGATAAGGGTCTGTCGACGACCGTCGGGGACGAAGGCGGGTTTGCGCCCAACCTGAAGACCAACGAGGAAGCGATTCAGGTCATCGTCGAGGCCATCGAAAAGGCCGGGTACAAGCCGGGCGAGCAGGCGTCCATCGCGCTCGACATCGCCTCGACGGAACTTTACAAGGACGGCCAGTATCATTTTGAGGGCGAGGGCGTGACGCGATCGGCCGACGATCTCATCCATTATTACGAGGGGCTCCTCGCCAAGTACCCCATCCTGTCCATCGAGGACGGGCTCGCGGAGGACGACTGGGATGGGTGGAAGAACCTCACCGCGGCCCTCGGCGGCAAGGTGCAGCTGGTTGGGGACGACCTGTTTGTGACGAACGTGGAGCGGTTGAAGATGGGGATCGATCGCGGCGTGGGCAACTCCATCCTCGTGAAGGTCAATCAGATCGGCACGCTGACGGAGACGTTTGCCGCGGTCGAGCTCGCCAAGAAGAACCGCTACACGGCCATCATCTCGCACAGATCGGGCGAGAGCGAGGACACGACCATCGCGGATATCGCCGTGGCGCTCAACACCGGCCAGATCAAGACCGGCGCGCCGAGCCGGACGGATCGCGTGGCGAAGTACAACCAGCTGTTGCGCATCGAGGAGGAGCTGGGTGCGGCGGCGTCGTACGCGGGGCGCGGCGCGTTTGTCCAAGGTTGA
- the secG gene encoding preprotein translocase subunit SecG, whose protein sequence is MMLAAKIALVALCALLVLVILLQSGRSAGLSGVITGGANQFSNRRPKGMDSLLARVTVVLAVLLFLVTGLIAVMYHYNVH, encoded by the coding sequence ATGATGCTGGCGGCCAAGATTGCCCTCGTGGCGCTCTGTGCCTTGCTCGTGCTTGTCATCCTGCTCCAGTCGGGGAGAAGCGCGGGCCTGTCGGGCGTCATCACGGGCGGCGCCAACCAGTTTTCCAACCGCCGCCCGAAAGGGATGGATTCCCTGCTGGCCCGCGTGACCGTGGTGCTCGCCGTGCTCTTGTTCCTGGTGACGGGGCTCATCGCGGTGATGTACCACTACAACGTGCACTAG